The Dreissena polymorpha isolate Duluth1 chromosome 8, UMN_Dpol_1.0, whole genome shotgun sequence genome includes the window CCGCGTGGCGAGGCTTTCAGTTCGATGGTATACGAGCGTTTATTGAATTACCAATAGGGACTTTTGACATCACCCCCGACGAAACTCAAATTGCGTACACCTCAGAGTACGGAAATCGCGAAATCGTGTTCGCAGATTTCAATGGCAACCGTCTTCGCTCTACTCAACGTATGTATATAGAGGATTTAAGGTTTTGAAGTACGAATATCGATTGATTTATAAATAACGATTTATAAGAGCAGATACTACATATGTAAAATAGTTGTTACTAAGTAGGTAAATAATATGTTCGAGCCGCCCTTTGGGAACACATGTTAAATAGATGTGCGTAAACCATCGTCCCCGATTAACCTGTGCAtgccgcacaggctgatcagggacctcactttccgcttttattgtatctttattatatttttccaTTTAAGAGAAGTCTATTCTTAGCTTAAATCCAGTgcagacggaaagtgtcgtccctgattatcctatgctgactgcacaggcttatctgggacgacacttaacgcacaggcatCAAACATCGTTTTCCATTAGCGCGACTCATTTGTATAACTTCCATTCCTTTAGTGGAGCTCAACATCCTAAGTATAAACTTCACTGCCGACTGCAGATGTATCTACTATACATGCGACAGATACGTCGTCTTCGTCAACTATTCCACACTGCAGGTAATTCTTCCGTTAAAACCTGTTCGGAGTGTAGCAAAAATGATTATACACGTAAGAAGGTATCAGAAAGTAACACATTAGATGGTGTACCGAACACAATGTACGTAAATTATATCAAatcttatttaaacaattaatcaaTTAAAGTTAACTAACTAAATACAGTAAAAACTCTCTGAACGACCACCTCGGTATTACGACAATTTCAAcgaccaccatttttcagtcacGAATTTTGCCTTCAATGGTCTTTACAATCACTAATCCAAAACCAAGTCCAAAATGTTTtgcataaacattaaaaaatgtcaAAGCACAATGAATAATATTGACATGAAGAAGAACAAAGTCAACAGAACACACAACAAAGTATTTAGCATCAAAGTGCTAACTATAATGACAATAGTGAAAAATATTATACTATTCGTAAATGAAAAATGAGGAGGATTCATAatagtaaaaagcatttaaaGAGTAAATGATTTAGTgtctattttttaatttatcgatcggcattatatataaatttggcaaTATTATATAAGCTGATACTGCTTGTTGATTTTAGAAGCAATGCGAATTTATTTAGGGTTGGCCAGTGACagtaataaggtttaaaatatttcattctgAGCCGAGTTCTCCGTACAGTGCGGATCTGTTCGTAGATTTTTTTACTCCAAGAAGTGATCTCAAAAATGTACTGTGTAATAATTCAATTCCTCTTGCTTGATGTATACCCCATATTTCAGTGCAAAAGTTTAGGACTGGGGTGAAAAGGGagtcaaataattttattctttgcCGGGTTGGCAAATCAATTGTATCAAATATcttaaataatttacttaatgaaAAGGATTCGTGTTGTGCGATCAATTTTTAACAAGTTTATGCCAAGGTATTTGAACGAACTTACAGTTTCAACAAAGGTATTGTATATATATACCTCAAACGTTGTTGCCTTTCCTCTTTCAAATACCATAGCTTTTGTTTTTGAGACATTAATTTTCAGCCCCCATGCATTGCAATAATTTTCTACATCTTTTAACATATGTCTAAGTGTTTCTGGTGATTTGGCGAACAATACCATATCATCTGCATGCAGTAAAAGAAATGTCTTCAGAGTATCAATACATACAATTCCTGGGATCCGACCAACCCTCTAATCCACTATGATgaccactttaatcagtaccaatCAACATAATTGCTCTGTGTACGAAGCCATTGTGAGCCATTTTTGCCATCGACTACGAGATGTTAGACTGACCTTCGGCCCTTGTTATTCTTTTCCTTGAATGATAATTAGCAAATATTATCGAGTCTTTCATGGGTAAATTGGTGGTATACACTTTAAAGATTATAGACGGCGAATTCTTTAACAGTTAGGATAAAAGAGTAAGATGGTTTTGTTCTTGAAAGATGTAAAAACCGACCTGTATTCCATATCAATATTCAAAATGGATAAGCaaaaacggaaagagttgtgttaaaaagaaaatattaattttatcaacGCGAGTAATGGAAAATCTCGACGGCAGTTGGCCGATTAATTATGCATTGGAAAGACGCAGGTGTGATAATATTAAACTTTTCCGTCCTTCCATAAAGTTATTTGCTCGGCGCTGTTCTGTCATTTGATAGTTGGACATTTATCAAACCACGTTCAACCATATTTGCGGGTTATGATCTGTGTGACGTGTTCAACATGGTCGAAACAGGGTTGTTTTTTAAAGCCCTTCCAGAAAAATCTCTCCATCAAAGATGAAGATTGTTAAGGTGGAAAGCGTAGTTAAGAGATACTGACAGTGGCTCTATGTTGTAACGCTGTTGGTAAATGTAAAAGGCTAGTAGATGTACAACCGACGTTTTGTCTTCTGTGTGGTATCTCCTCGTACTACAACTGTAACGATTACATAGTCCTCATGGCCTTGGTGGACGCCGACTACAAAATGTATTTGGGTTGAAATATGCAGCAATTCTTTTCGTGTTCAGCATTTGGTTCTCATTGAGCCAAGATGACCTCCTTTTCTCGGAAAGGACGAGGGACGTCTTATTTTTTCTTTAGGCGTCAGTTTCTGTGGGTGGTGCTTATGCTTGTTGATCTACTTGTAAATGTAATGGCAATCTTGATCTGAGCCTCCCTCAAGCTTGTTTCTTTTTTGTTGATGCTGTTCTTCGTCGGTAGCGGATGCTGCTCGTGACGATCTTTTGGGAAATGAAAGGCCCACTTTGACAATACGCTTCAATTAAATACGGTTGTCCCCGGACCCTTTACGACTGTCCCCGGAACCCACTCGACAGCTACACGGACCATCCCGGTTGGCCTCCCGGAGCGCCAAGGACATTCCCGGACGTCACAGGACCCGCACTGATCGAAACGGTGTTACACAGCGGCTACACCGTTCACATGCCGGATCATACCAGATATGAACCGTGTTGATCAGGCAGTTGTATGGGACTGGGGCTTAAGTGCGTGTCTGTGATTGATGCTGTTCAATTAGTTCAGTCGTCAGCTAATGACATCAACAAAGAAACTGTCTCTGGTTGTTTCGGTGACGACAATGACAAATTTCCCTCTCTCTGAGCTATCTCctacaacacacacacatatatatatatatatatatatatatatatatatatatatatatatatatatatatatatatatatatatatatatatatcagaattGAGGGACATGTTACGGATAGTCCAGACAAATCTTAAAATTGATGATGTCATGTCTGCAGAAGAGTTTGAAGACATTTACAGCAACATCCCTGTTCATTCTGACCTAAGTGACAATTGGGAAAAAGAACTTACTGACACTGTTCTGAAGCCTGTGACTCAAACCCAGATAGATCTAGAACAGCACTGAAAATACATTCTCCATCAAGACGCTCTTCATTTGTGATCCCAGATAAGACTCTTCTGTTTTAACAAGGATATGGAATCTTAATCATTTAACCGCTGCAGATTACAAGAAAGCATTGAAAACTGGTGGTTAAAGTAAAAAGCTCTGCTAAGCAAACAACAATGAACTGTTTCTTAAAGTAAAGAGTAAAGAATGGTATCATGATGAAAATTGTGTTTCACTTCTTGTTTGAAGAGCTTGAAATACTATCTTTGTACAGTGTATTGATTGATTGCAAAAAGTTTAAAGTTCATTGAATATTTACCGGTTGTATTATGCTTCCATCAACAGTAACGAAATTCAGCAGTAAAATCACCTCGCTATTAAGACAAATTTTCAAAAGTCCCACAGGTGGTTTTAATAGCGAGGTTTCACTGTACtagaataaatacatacatacatacatacatacataatacataaaacatgattttttggTTAAGAACACAAACGTAATGCATTCAACAACTTATAATTCGACCTGAACTCCATGTTTCATCGATAAAGATCCCGTGATGTTGCATATTTTTACGTCATCGTGCGCCGCTCTTCGCTATAGGAGGAAGATCGTCTTGAACACAAACATGAAGTGCTTGGCGCGCGCACCGTTGACAGTGTAACGGTGGTAACGATTGCAAAAGACAACAACCTCAGGGTGTGGGATCGATCCCGGAACAAAAAGAGAACCACGCATAAGCAGACCAGGACACTGGACCCTATAGATGACCTCGGGTAACTAGCGATTTATTCACAAATAtgtaagcctcgctctgggaaaacggggttttcTGCACGTGCATGTACAGCAAGTTTCGTCGGAGCTAAGATTGTGTGGTCATCACAGGCTAATgggggacagcactttccgcctaaactagatttttgtggaaaaaaatatactagttaaagtgtcgtccctgattagactgtgaagactgcacaggctaatccagtacgacacttgacgcacttgTATAaagtcccgttttctcagagtgagaccgataaaaaattacatttttgacTTGTTTTTAGGTCTGCCAGGATTCAGCCGTGTTTCGTTACCGGTTTCGTTTCGATTTCTACgtcattaatgttattttattgagTTCATGTTGTCATTTTTAGCGAATGTGTTGCGTCCTCTTGATTCACGATCGAAATAAAGTATACAATGTATCTggttcatatttattttcatgaaatgtttcaaggaaatatacattttcattaaatgCATGTACAATAATATAAGTTGAATATTACACATAGTGTTCAATAGAACAGCAAACGTAATTTGGTGCGCTAAGATGAGAAAACATAATAATGGCCTCGCTATCAAGTGAAAATACATCGCAATATCATTGAGAAAACATACAACTATTCACTGATTAGCCTCAATACACTCTGTCTGCACAGGAAGTGTATTCCGCTTGGCCACCAGGAGGCGCTTTTCGTGACGGATGGGTGTTCGCGTTTCGTCGGCTTGTATGATGTCGGCAGACTTGAGTACCGCGCCGTCAGAGAACTAGTAAGatatcatgtttttttatatatatatttacgctAATTTGTATTCCTTTAATTAGCTTTATTGAATTTAGACAACACATACTAATGACGTAAttcatgaataaaatatttattttcaaataaatagcaAATTACTTATTTAGTTTCTTTTATGACATTATTCTTTCTGCAATTAACACGTACGTTTTGTGCAATATCTTCCATCTCCCTCAcccgccctcccccccccccccccccccccccgaaagtTATTCGATACGTAAGATAAGTAGAATGAtgattattttgattaattaCGAAACAGtccaattaaaatttaaaaaatagcaaAATATTGTATGTCAAATTTCAAACTTTATCACCAACAGGAAGTAGTTGGCAATGCAGACGTATCATTTTTCAAAGCAGACAACAGATCAGTGGTCATGTTCCTTAACCGGAAGGTGTACTTGTTCGACCTTGAAAAGATGGACGTCTGCATCGTGTTTCCGGGTGTTGTCTCGAAACAGAGTGTTTGCATCGTGACCAAAAGGAAGCGTACGTACAACTGAATGAACTATTGTCTACATTTTGCAATCGAGCTTCGCTATGGAAAAAACgggaattaatgcatgtgcgtaaagcgtcgtcccaatTTAGCATGTGTAGttcgcactggcttatcagggacaacacttaccgcctaaatttgattttcgcTACGACGAGACTTTCTTTAatggaaaaatatcataaaagcggaaagtgccgtccgcGATTTGCCTGTGTTTACTCTACCGGCTAATATTGGACGCCACTTGACACACATTCACACAAGTTCCGTTTTCCCAGCGCGAGGCTCAACACATATTGAAGAGGAGATGCCAATGTTTAGAAATTTTCGACCGTCGCCATGTCATTTTTTGCCATGCGGGGATACCTTACTTGTTACAAAGTATAGATATCAGACTGCCTATATGAATTTATATAGGTTCAATCAGTGTTCCGAAACTGGGACCAATACTACTCTCGACTGCGCGAACAGTAATATCGCCCCTTGACGTTGGTAGAGAACcgtgttataaataataaaatatttcggTCAAAGTATTCTGAAACTATTCAGCATTGCTAAGAAATCAAATTGATTATTCACATGCTTTGAAGATTTTGCCAACAGTTTACTGCACTTTATCTCTGACATCATTCTTCCATTGTAGAACTCCTCGTGACGTCACGTGGTGGCAAGAACGTGAAACTGTACAACGTCACAAACGGCTGCGTTGACGCCATAATAAAGACTGGACACGCGAAGAATATCAACAAAGTTGTGGTCAGTTTTATACCTTTCTAAACATTATGCAAAAGACCGTCTGTTCAAGTGTAAAAGAAAGTAAAACACATCTTAAAACTTTATTGCATTGTGTATATAAATTTATTGACGAAAATGTACATTCTCGTGTGATTTCCGCCTGCTTTGttcatatgtgtcgcgttctgaaaaaaaatggacttaatgcatgtgcgtaaagtgtcatcccggattagcctgtgcagtccgcacaggctcatcagggacgacacgttccgcctaaactggattttatgtaaggagggacttccttgaaactaaaatataCCATaacaacggaaagtgtcgtccctgattagcctatgcggactgcacaggctaatctgggacgacactttacgcacatgcattatgtccagttttctcagaacacgacccatATATATTTTGCACTTCTCCCCATACCTTTCATTCAAGTTGGTCAGTTGTCAGTTCTGACATAAGTATGTGCATTCAGTAATGGGAAAACAGCTGGCCCAGATAAAGATTGTGTATGTTAACTGGACGCCATAATATGACTTATAAGTCGGAAACGGCGAAAAATGCAAATAAACGAACGAACAAAGATAATTGAAAATATGTCTTTGATTCCGACGATGGAAGGTAACTCAAAGAGCCTCGCTCTGTGGaaacaggtttaatgcatgtgcgtgaagtgtcgtcccagattagcctttgcattcAGGCACTTACCGcttaaactggaattttgcttagaagagacttcctttagacTTCCTTCCCTATttgctgtgcggactgcacaggctaatctgggacgacacatgcattaaaccccgttttccgaGAGCGTGGCTCAAATCGATGTTTTACAGGTAAACGAGCCGGGAACGCTCGCCGCAGTGAGTGTGGGCGAGCGACACATAGTGTTGATGGACCTTGTTACCCACTCTCTCATGTATGAGATATCAAACCGTACGTACATGGGAGACGCCAGAATCTTAACCTATCAGAATAAACTGACATTTAAATTCGCTTATTCCACCTACATGTTGTTTACCCGAGACAGCGCGCGCTTTTTCTACAACACATGCACATGCTTGGATTCCGTGGATGAGCGCACAGACGATGTAGATCATCTCATCTGCTGGGACTTAGAACAAAGTaggctgtttgtttttttaacgacTAGCTTCCAATCTTTTTCTTACATTATTATACCAATCAAACGACAATTAGTATACGATTTTTATCATTGACTACTGAGATGTACACCCAGAATTGGTCATATCGATACTGCTGGGAAGACATCGATCTTTGGTGGTCAATTTAGAGGCATCAATCTATTACTATATTGAAACATCATTAcctgtgtatttaaattataataaacaaagacTCGCTATCCACCAACATTATTTATCTCGTTCGATAAAAAATGGTTTAAATCAACAATTCACGTCATATCTTTTATATTTAGAATGACCTTAGAACACTTACAAATGCCGAAATCGAAGTTTGTTCTTTATTCTTTTTTTCATATAAGTATAAGGTCCTTATCTAATGAGACGCGTCCtgtcaatgcatgtgcgttaagtgtcgttccaaattagcctgtgcagtccgcaaaggctgatcagtgacgacactttccgtctaaactggattttttgtgTTTAGttgagacttcatttaaacaaaaaattctataaaagcggcaagtgtcgttgcagattagcctgtgcgaaatgtGCCCGGTTTTCCAACATCGAGGCTGTTATGACTGTATGTTGCAGAGAAAGAAATTTTTGAGCTGTGTGACAGAGAGACAGAGGCAGAGTACGAGAAagttaaaaataacaaaagtacGTGCATGAGAGATGTTTATCGTCTTGATGATGACCGCATTATGACCACGTGCCTCGACAATGTCGTCCGAGTGTATGACGTCAAAACAGGTTCGTACAGGAAAGACGACAGTATATATATCAATATCGTTAACTGTATGGGATAATACTCAATcgataaaataaaaaagtgtgtgtatcccaacaattcaaataatttgcAATATCCATCAATACAACCAGGCAAGTTACTCCATCGACTGACGGGCCACAAGACGAATGTGGAGGTAGAGCTGAGTGACGTTACGGCGTACTTCCTGACGTATGGTAGGCTCCAGGAGGAGAACTGCATTTTCATGTGGGATAAAGCCACGTGCTCGAGGGTCGCCACCTTCACGCTGGATGAGACGGTGAGAGCGCTGCCACGTGCGGGTCACGTGCATGACAGCAGCTATGGTTAATTTATGACAAAGCTTTCCCTCCAGAACGCCAACAGAAGCGATCCTCTTAATGGGTTGAAgtcatatgcagccagcataatTCCAGATCAGCACGTACTATCACGCAGTCTGGTCATGAGCTACCAAATTCGCAGATAATACTACGAAACATATCGTAAATTTATAGTGGACactgtagctcctgaccagactgcgtgatTGAGCATAAGTGTTTTTTCCATAGAAACCGGGATACTCATGGGGGCAACACATggttgcaaataaaataattccAAGTTATTATTGTAACACCGTACCTTGTACATGGCGTCTTAAAGCAAATCGCTTGAGCGCAACCGGTGTATTGATCCAACTCGTGTTTCTTCGTCCGTGCGTCGGTCGATCTATTTGTCCGTGAATCACCATAAAGTTGCCAATGTAAACATTAACTAGTGGTCGAATGTCCATTTACATTTTGATCATAATTCATCATGACTTGATAATGAGCAGCACAATTCTGCTACCCAAGCTTTCCTGTCAAAGGTAAATGTCACAGGACTTTTGTCctcatatttgtattatatttaggTCCACACCCTCCACTGGAGCGATGATGGAACGTTTTTCTACACGACCAGAAATGTCGTTTTGGAAAAACATAACTATGTACACAAATTTCCTGACGTCATCACGTGGACTATTCACCATGGACACAAACCCACATCGAGGCCTGAGGCTAAACGCTGTCCTCCGTTATATTCAACCGAAGGTAACCGgcatttaattactatttttcTGCTGACCTTgttctttaaaaaattaaaaaatacgcaacacaaaaacaacaacaacaacaaatacaacaacatcaacagcaggagctgttgctgctgcttatgataataatgataatggtaataatgataataataataatgttaataataataataataataataataataataataataataataataataataatacgactactactataactTGTGTGAGCGGTCGTATACGTAGTAATACAGGtgaacatacacattttaaacacacatgtttgttAGCCATCCTGTCCCCTCTGACTATCAACGCTCCTAACAAAGTCGAGAAGGGCTACCAACCGGAAGTGGGAGATCCCGACACGGACGATGAAGACTTTGACGATTATTTCGGGTGAGGTGGATGGCGAGGACAAGTGACGTCACAGACGTAATGACGTAGGCGAAGGCGAGGCGAGGAGACGCGATAGACACCATAACATAGAAGAAAATCTGTTGAAGTTATAATCAGTACGAGTAATCTCTAAAACAATCTGCGTTGAAATGTATTCTTTGATTTCGTAATAACTTTGTTACTAAACCATGACGTGAACAAccttatcaataattatttaacatataacCATACGATATATTTAAGCTGGCCCTCATTGATTTTTCCCAGTATTCGACATTTTAAAGCGACGAAAAACGGATATAAGATGATGATTTGTTCAGTCAAAGCGATAAACAGCGACATATCGCAAACCTCCCACTGTGGTGATGGTACTGTAGACCAGTGAAGCTCTTGCATAGTGAACGTAATAGTTTCCACTTGATCTCTTTTTAAAgtctttatttttttcataaaatgagtgTCCCTCTTTTTAACTAAATTAATTGAAgtctaaaatatattattatacattaattttattgaaattatagaGTTGTTTTTATGTGATAGcagtacaaataatacaataaaccATTGGCATTCTCACATCATTATTCGTACGTG containing:
- the LOC127840557 gene encoding uncharacterized protein LOC127840557 — translated: MLWRSFDPPSLTVLQTTVRTAVDFLFGRLEKLHGRILVCRAFGYLTLANNGITVAELDDVLSCDDDVLNDVYTYWTPPMRRLPPLLLVRIRTDIDQYIVERGIEGARVLNWYHRQFTEAAHERYCVKDALNKRLHGNLADFFAGTWADGRKKPYTNAKGEVTEEDRYVTSQPLRFGEDDYNIRALNNMPYHRLHAGHVDLLKKECLANVHFCVAKLHALPVEALLDDFTAAKAAFPGEPLIKCILEALLLSRKGLQTDPVQFVPQLLGRLEDNETTADFKQRLRKFSSHVWFEPDVNILERPGGQLLHSIHVHTSDIDMMTMTSCGTYVITVCQGLKEIKIWNIKVDPPRLLRNVTGKGQCRKVAFCHGDEWVAMEVDNVIKVEELQTGKQCIDIPFKGIGAAKAFCAAGKRKDTIVTLFGKQVNIYDVTNGSLLQTLTSSSEEAKFGAMSNPSGRDRYVGMTTDDQYFLCVLHLDSMTLMPAWRGFQFDGIRAFIELPIGTFDITPDETQIAYTSEYGNREIVFADFNGNRLRSTQLELNILSINFTADCRCIYYTCDRYVVFVNYSTLQEEDRLEHKHEVLGARTVDSVTVVTIAKDNNLRVWDRSRNKKRTTHKQTRTLDPIDDLGKCIPLGHQEALFVTDGCSRFVGLYDVGRLEYRAVRELEVVGNADVSFFKADNRSVVMFLNRKVYLFDLEKMDVCIVFPGVVSKQSVCIVTKRKQLLVTSRGGKNVKLYNVTNGCVDAIIKTGHAKNINKVVVNEPGTLAAVSVGERHIVLMDLVTHSLMYEISNRTYMGDARILTYQNKLTFKFAYSTYMLFTRDSARFFYNTCTCLDSVDERTDDVDHLICWDLEQKKEIFELCDRETEAEYEKVKNNKSTCMRDVYRLDDDRIMTTCLDNVVRVYDVKTGKLLHRLTGHKTNVEVELSDVTAYFLTYGRLQEENCIFMWDKATCSRVATFTLDETVHTLHWSDDGTFFYTTRNVVLEKHNYVHKFPDVITWTIHHGHKPTSRPEAKRCPPLYSTEAILSPLTINAPNKVEKGYQPEVGDPDTDDEDFDDYFG